In Pseudophryne corroboree isolate aPseCor3 chromosome 3, aPseCor3.hap2, whole genome shotgun sequence, a genomic segment contains:
- the LOC135057175 gene encoding paraneoplastic antigen Ma1 homolog — MGDFTCEDIYDWCKRKDVNPDHCIGICGNLNDVPEEDIESVLRPLYGVVRPIIIDQWKGDLGVICAVLVVTQNPLERDMIPMALPAGSVPGRKWKVMWPIARKDSEGEDSHGIDNVTFLPGLLAKEELPLENTPNLAPSEGNQLANALNNIAGAFGQLHQGLSEMQNFSGIMPVPSGEDSYETWRENAVQQLEEWQCAESVKRQRLAESLRGPAGEVVQATRRGNANATSQDYLKALDLEYGSPEDVNDLVYRLRHTYQKQDERLSSFIYRLDKLIYNIVYKGGFQKVEVDKQRLQQLLRGALGSDPIAQKLRFTEVGREALPFHQLMNIVKQEEVLVEARDKNMKKAHTAVTKADVTASMEELNKNISDLSKRLQQLETNREKDQQTIVTARYPSMPFGRGRGILTQDCFRCGRPGHRAFECRQRLNAPFSNSELPSQNPERSENGRGRPVNPALVP, encoded by the coding sequence ATGGGGGATTTTACTTGTGAAGACATATACGATTGGTGTAAGAGGAAAGATGTGAACCCTGATCATTGCATAGGAATATGTGGAAACTTAAATGATGTACCAGAGGAAGACATTGAATCTGTTCTCCGCCCATTATATGGTGTAGTAAGACCTATTATCATCGATCAGTGGAAAGGAGATTTGGGAGTAATCTGTGCTGTATTAGTTGTCACACAAAATCCGTTGGAAAGGGATATGATTCCTATGGCACTTCCAGCTGGCAGTGTGCCTGGAAGAAAGTGGAAGGTAATGTGGCCCATAGCTAGAAAAGATTCTGAGGGGGAAGATTCCCATGGCATAGATAATGTTACATTTTTACCTGGTCTTTTGGCAAAGGAAGAACTTCCTCTGGAAAATACTCCAAACTTGGCACCGAGTGAAGGTAACCAGCTGGCTAATGCTCTTAACAACATAGCAGGAGCATTTGGTCAATTGCATCAGGGGTTATCGGAGATGCAAAATTTCTCAGGAATAATGCCAGTTCCATCAGGAGAAGACAGTTATGAAACTTGGAGAGAGAATGCTGTGCAACAATTGGAAGAGTGGCAATGTGCTGAATCAGTGAAGAGGCAGAGGTTAGCTGAAAGTTTGCGAGGGCCTGCAGGAGAAGTTGTTCAAGCTACCCGACGAGGAAATGCCAATGCCACCTCCCAAGACTATTTGAAAGCCTTAGATTTAGAATATGGTTCTCCAGAAGATGTAAACGATCTTGTTTATAGGTTACGTCATACCTATCAGAAACAGGATGAGAGACTTTCTTCCTTTATTTATAGACTAGACAAACTAATTTATAACATTGTCTACAAAGGAGGCTTTCAGAAGGTTGAAGTAGACAAGCAAAGACTGCAACAGTTATTGCGGGGGGCACTGGGTTCAGACCCCATTGCTCAAAAGTTGCGATTCACAGAAGTGGGGCGTGAAGCTCTCCCATTTCATCAATTGATGAATATAGTCAAACAAGAAGAGGTTCTCGTAGAAGCTCGAGACAAGAATATGAAAAAAGCTCATACTGCGGTAACCAAGGCTGATGTTACCGCTTCTATGGAAGAGTTGAATAAGAACATAAGTGACTTAAGTAAGAGGTTACAGCAGTTAGAAACCAATCGTGAGAAAGACCAGCAAACAATTGTAACAGCTAGATATCCTTCAATGCCATTTGGTCGAGGTCGAGGTATTCTCACGCAAGATTGTTTTCGATGTGGAAGGCCTGGACATAGGGCATTTGAATGCCGACAGAGATTAAATGCCCCATTTTCCAACTCTGAACTACCCTCACAGAACCCAGAAAGATCGGAAAACGGGAGGGGGCGACCAGTGAACCCCGCACTGGTCCCCTAG